The nucleotide window GTCGGGTCGCCCCTCACGGAGGACGAGCCATGCGCATCGAACAGCTGGAGTGCATCGCGGCGGTGACGAGAACCGGCTCGCTGCGCCGCGCCGCCGGTGAACTGCACCTCTCCCAGCCCGCGTTGAGCGAGACGGTACGCAACCTGGAGCGCGAGCTGGGCGTCGACCTGCTGGACCGCCGCCGGTCCGGTGCCCGGATCAGCGAACAGGGCCGGGAACTCCTGCCGCACATCGTCGAGGTGCTGGAGTCGGTGGACCGACTGCGCCGGGCCGCCCACGACCAGCACCACAGCAGCCGGACCGTGCGGGTCGGCACGGTGAACGCGGCGACGGTGCCGCTGCTGATGCCCGCGATGCGGGACTTCCGGTCCACCCACCCCGCCACCCAGGTCGAGGTCATCGGGACGCAGCAGGAGGACATCCACCGGGGGCTGCGGGAAGGCGCGTTCGACCTCGGGCTCGTCAATTATCTTTTGGGCGACGACACTCCACCGGACATGGAGACCACCGAGCTGCTGCGCGGACGGCCCGTGGTCTGCATGCGGCCGGACAGCCCGCTCGCCGGCCGGGAGGTGGTGACCCCGGAGGACCTGCTCACCGAACCGCTGATCGGCATGCGCCCCGGCTATGTCATGCACCGCTACACCCACCGGCTGCTGGAGGGGCGTGGGCTGTCGTTCAGCTATGCGACGGACGGTGCGGAGCTCGGCAAACTGATGGTCGCCGAGGGGCTCGGAGTGACCGTGCTGCCCGACTTCAGTGTGTCCGGGGACCCGTTGGAGCGGGCCGGGGTGCTCGTCTCCCGGCCGCTGTCGGACGACGCGACGAGGGTGCTGGTCGTTGTCCAGCGCCCCCGAAGCGGCTCCTTTCCGCGCGCGGCCCGCGAGTTGCGGTCCACGCTGCTCGTACGCGCCGCGCGGTACGCGAGACTGCGGACGGGCGACGAGGCGGCCGAGGAGCAGGGCGGCCGGTGACGGCCGGACCAGGGCACCGGCCGCGCCTCAGGACGCGGGACGGCGCCGGCGCACCCCGGGAGCCGGTCACGGTAGGGGCGCCGGACGTGGGACGCGCGGGTCGGTGACGGACCGGCAGCGGGTCCACCCGCCCGCCTCCACCGCCGGGTGCGGGATCTCCACCGGGCGCCCGGCGGGTTCGCCGAGACCGTGGGCGGCCGTGAAGGCGTCGTCGTACACCGTGCCGAGATACCGTTCGGGCCCGTCCGGGAACACCGTGACGACGACCGCCTCCGGGTGCGTACGGGCCGCCCAGGCGGACACGAGGGCGACGGCTCCGGTACTCCATCCGCCGCTGACGAAATTCCCCGACGCGAGCCGCCGGCAGGCGTGTACGGCCTCGGCCGGTCCGACCCAGTGGACCTCGTCGAACGCCGCGTACAGGACGTTGCGCGGCCGGATGCTGCTGCCCAGGCCGCGCATCAGGCGGGGGCGGGCCGGCGGACCGAAGATCGTCGAGCCCGTCGCGTCCACCCCGATGAGCCGCAGGCCGGGCAGGCGCCGGCGGAGCGGTCCGGCGATCCCGGCGCTGTGGCCTCCCGAGCCGACACTGCACACGAGGATGTCGATCCGGTCGAGCCGGTCGGTCAGTTCGGACGCGAGTGAGACGTATCCGGCCGCGTTGTCGGGGTTGCCGTACTGATCGGGCCAGTAGGCCCCGGGCGTCCGCCGAAGCAACTCGTGGAGCCGGAGCAGCCGGGCAGCCTGCCAGCCGCCTTCTCGCGCCGGACGGTCCACGAAATCCAGCCGGGCACCGTAGGCGCGCAGCAACTTCCTCAACGGTGGTTCGAGTTCGGCGTCCACCACCAGGGTGACCGGGTGTCCCAGGGCCTGCCCCGCGAAGGCGAGCCCGATCCCGAGCGTGCCGGAGGTCGACTCCATCACCGGCGCACCGGGCGGCAGTTCACCGCGCGCCCTGGCGCCCAGCAGCATCGAGACCGCCGGTCGCGCCTTCATGCCCCCGACGCCCAGCCCTTCGAGCTTCGCCCAGAATCCCGGGTGCGGCCCCGCGAGATCGGTGGTGACGCGGGCCAGCGGGCTCTGTCCCACGAGGCCGAGCAGCGCACGGTTCTCGACCGGGGCGCGGACGGCCGTGGTCACGGAGTGCCTCCGGTGTGTCCGCCGTAGAGGTGCACGGTGCCGGGGCCGCCGTCGAGCCAGAAGAACGGATACGGCTCCGCGCAGACCGCCGCGACGCCCGCCCCGACGAGCCGGGGCAGGATCGCGCTGCCGGTCTGGGCGAACATCACCAGCGGCTTGCCCCACCGCCCGGCGTGGATGCGCAACTCCTCGAACGTGCCGTTCCCCAGGGTCATTCCGGAGGCGAGCACGGCGTCGCAGTGTTCCAGGGCCGCGAACGCGTCCGTCGTCACGGCCTCGCCCCACTCCGTGGTGCCGCCCTTGAGATCGCACGGGACGTAGCCGAGTCCGCGCATGCGCAAGGCCTCCAGCAGGGAGTTGACGACCCCCACCACCAACACCGTTCTCCCTGGCGGGAGTCGCAGCAGACTCACCACGGCTCGTGCCCTCGCCCGCGATCTCACCAGCGAACTACCACCAGGAAGAGCCCAGTTCCTCGCACCGGACGTGGCGCCGTGCGGAAGGACGTGCATCAGATAGGCGTCCAGGGCGGCCACGCGGACCGGTCGGAGAGGATGTGAGAGCAGACTACGGGCATGTGAGCCCGCACAATCCGCCACCACGTCGCCGGGCAGCGCACCCGGCTCCACCGCGCACGAACCCACCGCACCTGCCAGTCGCAGGCTCAACACCTCATTGCGGTAGCCGGTGTTCCGTCCGTCGTGGTGCACGGCCTGGTGCGTGGTGAACGCCGAGGCGATCCGCAGGGACTCCGGGAGGGGGCCGAACTCCCCGGCGAGGACCCGCTCGACGAGCTCGGGGTACGAGCCCGCGCGCGCTCGGGGGCCGGTCACGGCCGGACCCGCGTCCATCAAGGGGGCCATGGGTGTCTCCTTCGTGGTGCGGGATCTCCGAGCGCGACAGCAGGACCCGGATGAGGGGCGGGCGCCCGGAGGGATCACGTTATCGACAATCATTTTCATTGTCATCTCGGCCTCGATGGAGAGCGGTACCGCGTCGGCTCGCGGGACGTGCGGGAACTGCGCCGACTGCCTGCGGGAGACGTGTTGGGGCCTGTCGCCCCGCCGGCGGCTGGACCGGTGCCGGTCCCCGGCCGCCCCCACTGCCTCGCGCGCCGCGGGTGCCCGGGGAATCCGGGATCATGAAGCATGCTTCCGGACCACTGGCGCCTCACCCGCGACATCGACGACTTCCTCGCCCGAGCCGGGGAATTCCTCCGCTCGCGCCCCGCCCTGCACAACACGCCGCTGACGGACATCGAGAACCTGCGGATACGCCGCTCGGCCGAACGTGACGTCGGGACAGGCATGTTCGGCAGGCTGATGTCGGAGGGCGAGGTCCGTGCGATCTTCTATCTCACTCCACGCGGACGCCTGGGTCTCACGTCCCTCGCCGCCGGCCGGACCGACGCTCTCGCCGCCCGGCTGGCCGAACTGGGCCACAGCCCCTCCCACGTCATCGCGGACAAGGACACGGCCGACGCGTTCGCCGAATCGTGGCAGCGGACCACGGGTGCGGCGGCCGTGCCCTTCTGGCGGACCCACCTCTACCGTCTCGGCACGCTCGTCCCGCCACGACCGGGCCCGGAAGGGCAGGGGCGCCGTACGGGCGGCGAGGACCGTGAGCACATCACGCGCTGGTGCCGTGAGTTCTGCGTCGATGTCGGGGAGCAGCCCTCGATCGAGCTGATCGACGCCGGCTTCTGGGTGGATTCGCGTTTCGGCGACAGGCACTTCACCTTCTGGGAGACTCCGGACGGCGTCCCCGTCTCGATGGCTGCTACAACCTCGGTCGTCGGCGGCATGGTCCGGGTGGATCCCGTCTACACCCCGGCCCACCTCCGCGGACGCGGCTATGCGGGAGCCGTGACGGCCGAGGCGAGCAGGGCCGCGCTCGCCGCGGGCGCGACGGAGGTGGTCCTGTTCACGGACCCGGACAACCCCACCAGTAACGCCCTCTACCAGCGCCTCGGATACGTCCACCTCGCCGACTTCGCCGGGTACAGGTTCTCCTGAGTCCCGTCGGCAACCACAAAGGCCCCTCGGCCTCGTGGTGCGTGTGATCAGTGGCACCATACGACGAGCCGTACGTTCTGTGTGCGCCGTGCACGTGGGCGGCGTGACGTTCTGTGTGCGCTGTGCACGTGGGCCGCGCGCATCACGGTCCGGACCCGGCCCCGGTAACTCTTGTCGCCCGCGTCGAGGGAGCGACTCCGTTGGCCGGCCTGTCCGTCCCCGTCCGGCCTGTCCGTCCCCGTCCGGCCTGTCCGTCCCCGTCCGGCCGGTCGCGGCGACGTCGGCCCGGGTGAGCCAGGTCGCGCCCAAGGTGTCGGAAACCCGCCCGCACGCGGCGAAGTGGCTCTTCGGCCCCCGACCGGCCCGGAGGGGCGACGCGTGGCACGCGCCGCCCCTCCGTCCTGCCGCGCTCCGGCCGATGCCGGCCCGGCTCAGTCCACGTAGGTGATGTCGGAGGAGCTGTAGATGCAGTACGTGCCATCGGCGCCCGAACCGGTCTCGGACGGCTCTCCGCTCGTCACCCCCTTGTACTTCTTGCAGATGTCGATGTCGCGGTCCTCGTCGTCGTAGATCGTGACGCCCGAGATCTTGGCCGTGTCGCCGTAGTTGGTGTTGATGCCCACCACGGACGTGCCCGGCGCGGTGATCCAGACGTTGGAGATCTCGACGTGACGGCCGTACTGCGTCGAGCAGTTGCCGCAGGATCGGTACAGCTTGCCGAAGTCGTCGACCTGGAAGTTCTTGATGACGACCGTGCCGGCGCCGTTGTGCTGGAAGACCTTGTCGTCCGCCAGCCGCGCACCGCCGCCGTCGACCGTGGCGACCTGCGAGGAGGAGCTGCCGCGGAAGGTCGCCGCGTCCTCGCCCACGTCCTCCCACCAGACGTTCTTGAGCGTGCAGGCACCGGCGCAGTGGACGCCGTCGGCCGCGGGCGAGCCGAGGATGACGTTCTGCAGGGTGGCGCCGGCGGCCAGTTCGAACATCGCCGGCTGGTCCTCGTCCTGGCCGTCGCTGCCCAGGTCACCGGTTCCGTAGAAGCGCTTCAGGCTGCCGTCGTAGGTGCCGGACACCTGGATGCTGGCCGAGACGGCCTGGCTCCCGCTGGCGGTCGGCCAGGAGGGCTTCGACCCCGAGCTGGGCGGCGTGGTCGTGGGCGGGGTCGTCGTCGGCGGGTCGGTCGGGGTCGTGGTCGACCCGGCCGCGGTGAACGTCCAGCG belongs to Streptomyces sp. NBC_00102 and includes:
- a CDS encoding LysR family transcriptional regulator encodes the protein MRIEQLECIAAVTRTGSLRRAAGELHLSQPALSETVRNLERELGVDLLDRRRSGARISEQGRELLPHIVEVLESVDRLRRAAHDQHHSSRTVRVGTVNAATVPLLMPAMRDFRSTHPATQVEVIGTQQEDIHRGLREGAFDLGLVNYLLGDDTPPDMETTELLRGRPVVCMRPDSPLAGREVVTPEDLLTEPLIGMRPGYVMHRYTHRLLEGRGLSFSYATDGAELGKLMVAEGLGVTVLPDFSVSGDPLERAGVLVSRPLSDDATRVLVVVQRPRSGSFPRAARELRSTLLVRAARYARLRTGDEAAEEQGGR
- a CDS encoding PLP-dependent cysteine synthase family protein; translated protein: MTTAVRAPVENRALLGLVGQSPLARVTTDLAGPHPGFWAKLEGLGVGGMKARPAVSMLLGARARGELPPGAPVMESTSGTLGIGLAFAGQALGHPVTLVVDAELEPPLRKLLRAYGARLDFVDRPAREGGWQAARLLRLHELLRRTPGAYWPDQYGNPDNAAGYVSLASELTDRLDRIDILVCSVGSGGHSAGIAGPLRRRLPGLRLIGVDATGSTIFGPPARPRLMRGLGSSIRPRNVLYAAFDEVHWVGPAEAVHACRRLASGNFVSGGWSTGAVALVSAWAARTHPEAVVVTVFPDGPERYLGTVYDDAFTAAHGLGEPAGRPVEIPHPAVEAGGWTRCRSVTDPRVPRPAPLP
- a CDS encoding GNAT family N-acetyltransferase, which codes for MLPDHWRLTRDIDDFLARAGEFLRSRPALHNTPLTDIENLRIRRSAERDVGTGMFGRLMSEGEVRAIFYLTPRGRLGLTSLAAGRTDALAARLAELGHSPSHVIADKDTADAFAESWQRTTGAAAVPFWRTHLYRLGTLVPPRPGPEGQGRRTGGEDREHITRWCREFCVDVGEQPSIELIDAGFWVDSRFGDRHFTFWETPDGVPVSMAATTSVVGGMVRVDPVYTPAHLRGRGYAGAVTAEASRAALAAGATEVVLFTDPDNPTSNALYQRLGYVHLADFAGYRFS
- a CDS encoding DUF364 domain-containing protein — protein: MAPLMDAGPAVTGPRARAGSYPELVERVLAGEFGPLPESLRIASAFTTHQAVHHDGRNTGYRNEVLSLRLAGAVGSCAVEPGALPGDVVADCAGSHARSLLSHPLRPVRVAALDAYLMHVLPHGATSGARNWALPGGSSLVRSRARARAVVSLLRLPPGRTVLVVGVVNSLLEALRMRGLGYVPCDLKGGTTEWGEAVTTDAFAALEHCDAVLASGMTLGNGTFEELRIHAGRWGKPLVMFAQTGSAILPRLVGAGVAAVCAEPYPFFWLDGGPGTVHLYGGHTGGTP